Proteins encoded by one window of Deltaproteobacteria bacterium:
- a CDS encoding DegT/DnrJ/EryC1/StrS family aminotransferase, translating to MSQRIPFHLPDIGEEEIAEVVDTLRSGWITTGPKAHAFEAAFGEAVDAKQAVAVNSCTAAMHLALEAIGVGEGDEVIVPTLTFAATAEVVRYLGAKPVLVDVLAGDQQIDPEAVAAAVTARTKAIIPVHFAGQAADLDPILATAREHGLKVIEDAAHAYPAAYKGRKIGSIGDVTCFSFYATKTLTTGEGGMATCADEALADRMRVMRLHGISKDAWKRYRADGNWYYEIVAPGFKYNLGDIAAALGLVQLKRADELLERRQQIAAAYHTAFEAEPALELLATHEDRPHPWHLYVIRLMDGALSIGRDQFIKELEARGIGVSVHFIPLHLHPYYRETYGLAPEDLPVALDCYRRSLSLPIYSRMSDEDVERVIEGVRDVIAKHPA from the coding sequence GTGAGCCAGCGGATCCCTTTCCATCTTCCGGACATCGGCGAGGAGGAGATCGCCGAGGTCGTCGACACCCTGCGCTCCGGGTGGATCACCACCGGGCCGAAGGCCCACGCCTTCGAGGCGGCCTTCGGCGAGGCGGTCGACGCGAAGCAGGCCGTGGCGGTGAACTCCTGCACCGCCGCCATGCACCTGGCCCTCGAGGCCATCGGGGTCGGCGAAGGGGACGAGGTCATCGTCCCGACCCTCACCTTCGCCGCCACGGCGGAGGTGGTGCGCTACCTGGGGGCGAAGCCCGTGCTGGTGGACGTCCTGGCGGGAGACCAGCAGATCGACCCCGAGGCGGTCGCGGCGGCGGTCACGGCGCGGACGAAGGCCATCATCCCGGTGCACTTCGCCGGGCAGGCGGCCGACCTCGATCCCATCCTGGCCACGGCCCGGGAGCACGGCCTCAAGGTCATCGAGGATGCGGCTCACGCCTACCCGGCGGCCTACAAGGGGCGGAAGATCGGCAGCATCGGCGACGTCACCTGCTTCTCCTTCTACGCCACCAAGACCCTCACGACCGGCGAGGGTGGCATGGCGACCTGCGCCGACGAGGCCCTGGCAGACCGGATGCGGGTGATGCGCCTCCACGGGATCTCCAAGGACGCCTGGAAGCGCTACCGGGCCGACGGCAACTGGTACTACGAGATCGTCGCGCCGGGCTTCAAGTACAACCTGGGGGACATCGCCGCGGCGCTGGGGCTCGTGCAGCTGAAGCGCGCGGACGAGCTCCTCGAGCGCCGCCAGCAGATCGCCGCCGCCTACCACACCGCCTTCGAGGCCGAGCCGGCCCTGGAGCTCCTCGCCACCCACGAGGATCGCCCCCACCCCTGGCACCTCTATGTGATCCGGCTCATGGACGGCGCCCTCTCGATCGGGCGTGATCAGTTCATCAAGGAGCTCGAGGCACGCGGCATCGGTGTGTCGGTGCACTTCATCCCCTTGCACCTGCACCCCTACTATCGAGAGACCTACGGTCTCGCACCCGAGGACCTCCCGGTGGCCCTCGACTGCTACCGGCGCTCCCTCTCGCTGCCGATCTACTCCCGGATGAGCGACGAGGACGTCGAGCGGGTCATCGAGGGTGTCCGGGACGTGATCGCGAAGCACCCGGCCTGA
- a CDS encoding sugar transferase — MNQQEEKAKRLLDLALAGGGLAALWPLLLLLSVAVKLDSPGPAFYGHERVGRGWSRFKVWKFRTMVTGADRAGAAVTAGGDPRITRLGRLLRKTKLDELPQLWNVLVGEMSMVGPRPEAPRYAEAYREAYDEILSLRPGITDEAAITYRNEEEVLAAAEDPEAAYLEEVLPKKIELYREYLEEHSLAGDLELILRTLRAVVNK, encoded by the coding sequence ATGAACCAGCAGGAGGAGAAGGCCAAGCGGCTCCTGGACCTGGCCCTCGCGGGCGGCGGTCTGGCTGCGCTCTGGCCGCTGCTCCTCCTCCTCTCGGTGGCGGTGAAGCTGGACTCACCCGGGCCGGCCTTCTACGGTCACGAGCGCGTCGGGCGGGGCTGGTCGCGCTTCAAGGTGTGGAAGTTCCGGACCATGGTCACCGGCGCCGACCGGGCCGGCGCGGCGGTCACCGCCGGGGGGGATCCCCGGATCACGCGCCTGGGCCGCCTGCTGCGGAAGACCAAGCTCGACGAGCTGCCGCAGCTCTGGAACGTGCTCGTCGGGGAGATGAGCATGGTCGGGCCTCGCCCCGAGGCGCCCCGCTATGCCGAGGCCTACCGGGAGGCCTACGACGAGATCCTCTCCCTGCGGCCCGGCATCACGGACGAGGCGGCGATCACCTACCGCAACGAGGAGGAGGTGCTCGCTGCGGCCGAGGACCCCGAGGCGGCCTACCTCGAGGAGGTGCTGCCGAAGAAGATCGAGCTCTACCGCGAGTACCTGGAGGAGCACTCCCTCGCCGGTGACCTGGAGCTGATCCTGCGAACCCTGAGGGCGGTGGTGAACAAGTGA
- a CDS encoding sulfotransferase: protein MRRLERPIIILGAARSGTKMVRGILAAHPRVSMVPWDVNFIWKFGHYGIPHDQLRPDQADPRTRAFIQRALGRFLEPGHDRLVEKTVGNTLRPEFVRAVFPDCQIIHLVRDGRAVAESSRRMWQAPMDLRAVTEKLRAFPLRAVPTYGLQYVRAYAERKLGLREGAVGTWGPRWEGIDDDVRRLPLLEVCARQWVRSVEEARAGLARLPPDCFTELRYEALIADPAGEAARLLAFLDLPPSLAVEAHLERTVTSSNLEKWQERLAPEEVEAVLGHEGSLLRELGYI, encoded by the coding sequence TTGAGGCGGCTGGAGAGGCCCATCATCATCCTGGGCGCGGCCCGCTCCGGCACCAAGATGGTCCGTGGCATCCTCGCCGCGCACCCGCGGGTCTCGATGGTGCCCTGGGACGTGAACTTCATCTGGAAGTTCGGCCACTACGGGATCCCCCACGACCAGCTGCGCCCGGACCAGGCGGACCCTCGCACCCGGGCCTTCATCCAGCGCGCCCTCGGGCGCTTCCTCGAGCCGGGCCACGACCGCCTGGTCGAGAAGACCGTAGGCAACACGCTGCGGCCCGAGTTCGTCCGGGCGGTCTTCCCGGACTGCCAGATCATCCACCTCGTGCGCGACGGGCGGGCGGTGGCCGAGTCGTCGCGGCGCATGTGGCAGGCGCCGATGGACCTGCGGGCGGTGACCGAGAAGCTGCGGGCCTTCCCCTTGCGGGCGGTCCCCACCTACGGGCTGCAGTACGTCCGGGCCTACGCGGAGCGGAAGCTCGGGCTGCGGGAGGGGGCCGTGGGGACCTGGGGGCCGCGCTGGGAGGGGATCGACGACGACGTCCGCCGGCTCCCCCTCCTGGAGGTCTGCGCCCGCCAGTGGGTGCGCTCCGTGGAGGAGGCCCGCGCGGGCCTGGCGCGGCTGCCCCCCGACTGCTTCACCGAGCTGCGCTACGAGGCCCTGATCGCCGATCCGGCCGGGGAGGCGGCGCGGCTCCTCGCCTTCCTCGACCTGCCGCCCTCGCTGGCCGTCGAGGCGCACCTCGAGCGCACGGTGACCTCCTCGAACCTGGAGAAGTGGCAGGAGCGGCTCGCGCCCGAGGAGGTGGAGGCGGTGCTGGGTCACGAAGGTTCGCTCCTCCGGGAATTGGGGTACATCTAG